The following coding sequences are from one Dromaius novaehollandiae isolate bDroNov1 chromosome 22, bDroNov1.hap1, whole genome shotgun sequence window:
- the NXPH3 gene encoding neurexophilin-3 produces MHLARSCIVFLIQGSIYRLVVCGQEGRGEDAEQHEPKTQERSRVQKRRGHLSPKSLLTPTLLQNVTLLELLSSSRELWDILENVSERDHAPHPRGQRDLGPATGKLKKIFGWGDFYSNIKTVKLNLLITGKVVDHGNGTVNVFFRHNSTGQGNISVSLVPPTKAVEFDLEQQIFIEAKESKIFNCRVEYEKVDRAKKTTLCTYDPSKTCYHEHTQSHVSWVCSKPFKVICIYITFYSIDYRLVQKVCPDYNYHSDVPYYPSG; encoded by the exons ATGCATCTCGCGCGGAGCTGCATCGTCTTCCTCATCCAGGGCAGCATCTACCGGCTG GTGGTCTGCGGGCAAGAAGGACGAGGGGAAGATGCAGAGCAGCATGAGCCCAAGACCCAAGAGAGGTCCCGAGTGCAGAAGAGAAGAGGGCACCTCTCTCCAAAGTCCCTGCTAACTCCAACCTTGCTCCAGAACGTGACCCTCCTGGAGCTGCTCAGCAGCTCACGGGAGCTATGGGATATCCTAGAGAACGTGTCCGAGAGGGACCACGCTCCGCATCCCAGAGGACAGAGGGACCTGGGGCCAGCCACAggcaaacttaaaaaaatttttggcTGGGGAGATTTCTACTCCAATATCAAGACAGTAAAGCTGAACCTCTTGATCACAGGAAAGGTGGTTGATCACGGCAACGGCACAGTCAACGTCTTCTTCCGGCACAACTCTACCGGGCAAGGAAACATCTCCGTCAGCCTCGTCCCCCCCACCAAGGCAGTAGAGTTTGACCTGGAGCAACAGATCTTTATCGAGGCCAAAGAATCCAAGATCTTCAACTGCCGAGTGGAGTACGAGAAGGTGGATCGTGCCAAGAAAACCACGCTCTGCACGTACGACCCGTCTAAAACCTGCTACCACGAGCACACCCAAAGTCACGTCTCCTGGGTTTGCTCCAAGCCCTTCAAAGTCATCTGCATCTACATCACCTTCTACAGCATAGACTACAGGCTGGTGCAGAAGGTGTGTCCCGACTACAACTACCACAGCGACGTGCCCTACTACCCCTCTGGATGA
- the SPOP gene encoding speckle-type POZ protein, with protein sequence MSRVPSPPPPAEMSSGPVAESWCYTQIKVVKFSYMWTINNFSFCREEMGEVIKSSTFSSGANDKLKWCLRVNPKGLDEESKDYLSLYLLLVSCPKSEVRAKFKFSILNAKGEETKAMESQRAYRFVQGKDWGFKKFIRRDFLLDEANGLLPDDKLTLFCEVSVVQDSVNISGQNTMNMVKVPECRLADELGGLWENSRFTDCCLCVAGQEFQAHKAILAARSPVFSAMFEHEMEESKKNRVEINDVEPEVFKEMMCFIYTGKAPNLDKMADDLLAAADKYALERLKVMCEDALCSNLSVENAAEILILADLHSADQLKTQAVDFINYHASDVMETSGWKSMVVSHPHLVAEAYRSLASAQCPFLGPPRKRLKQS encoded by the exons ATGTCAAGGGTGCCGAGTCCTCCTCCTCCGGCAGAAATGTCGAGTGGACCTGTAGCAGAGAGCTGGTGCTACACTCAG ATTAAGGTGGTGAAGTTTTCCTACATGTGGACCATAAACAACTTCAGTTTCTGCCGAGAGGAAATGGGTGAGGTCATCAAGAGCTCAACCTTTTCTTCAGGAGCCAATGATAAGCTGAAATG GTGTTTACGTGTGAACCCTAAAGGCTTGGATGAAGAAAGTAAAGATTATCTATCCCTCTATCTGTTACTGGTGAGCTGTCCAAAGAGTGAAGTTCGAGCAAAGTTCAAATTTTCCATCCTGAATGctaaaggagaagaaacaaaagcaatgg AGAGCCAGCGAGCATATCGATTTGTACAAGGCAAGGACTGGGGATTCAAAAAATTTATTAGAAGAGACTTTCTTTTGGATGAGGCCAATGGACTTCTTCCAGATGACAAACTCACCCTCTTCTGTGAG gtgAGTGTGGTGCAGGACTCTGTCAATATCTCCGGCCAGAACACTATGAACATGGTGAAGGTACCAGAGTGCCGCTTGGCAGATGAGTTGGGAGGACTCTGGGAGAATTCGCGCTTCACGGACTGCTGTCTGTGTGTTGCAGGCCAGGAGTTCCAGGCTCACAAAGCCATACTAGCAG CACGTTCCCCGGTTTTCAGTGCCATGTTTGAACATGAGATGGAAGAGAGTAAAAAG AATCGGGTTGAAATCAATGATGTGGAGCCTGAAGTTTTTAAGGAAATGATGTGCTTTATTTACACGGGGAAGGCACCAAATCTTGACAAAATGGCTGATGACTTGCTGGCAGCTGCTGACAAG TACGCTCTGGAACGTCTGAAGGTGATGTGCGAGGATGCACTGTGCAGTAACCTGTCTGTGGAAAATGCAGCTGAGATTCTCATTCTGGCTGACCTACATAGTGCTGATCAACTAAAAACTCAAGCAGTGGACTTCATTAACTA TCACGCTTCTGACGTCATGGAGACATCAGGCTGGAAGTCGATGGTAGTATCACATCCCCATTTGGTGGCTGAGGCATATCGCTCTCTGGCCTCTGCACAGTGTCCCTTTCTGGGACCCCCACGTAAGCGACTGAAGCAATCCTAA